One window of Akkermansia biwaensis genomic DNA carries:
- a CDS encoding pyridoxamine 5'-phosphate oxidase family protein yields MRRKDREVRRREDLLAMISQCKVCRLGLWDGEEVYVVPLNFGYEERDGALHLFFHCAREGRKLDILRNNPKAAFEMDGNHLLVEGNTPCQYGYSYCSVMGRGMVEILEKDAEKIHALNRIMLHQTGREAALTPSMARTVCVLRLKAESVSGKLRARPDVPPGPVDR; encoded by the coding sequence ATGAGAAGAAAAGACAGGGAAGTCCGCCGGAGGGAAGACCTGCTGGCCATGATCTCGCAGTGCAAGGTGTGCCGCCTTGGCCTGTGGGACGGGGAGGAAGTGTATGTCGTCCCCCTGAATTTCGGGTATGAGGAACGGGACGGAGCCCTGCACCTGTTTTTCCACTGCGCCAGGGAGGGACGGAAGCTGGACATTCTGCGGAATAACCCGAAAGCCGCTTTTGAAATGGACGGGAATCATCTGCTGGTGGAGGGGAATACGCCCTGCCAGTACGGCTATTCCTATTGCAGCGTCATGGGGCGTGGAATGGTGGAAATTCTTGAAAAAGACGCGGAAAAGATTCATGCCCTGAACCGCATCATGCTGCACCAGACCGGACGGGAAGCGGCCTTGACGCCGTCCATGGCGCGCACCGTCTGCGTCCTGCGCCTGAAAGCGGAATCCGTCAGCGGAAAACTCCGTGCGCGGCCGGATGTTCCCCCCGGTCCCGTCGATCGTTGA
- a CDS encoding NADH:flavin oxidoreductase, with product MNTQDELKIRDMEILFQPFHSRKLDTPTRIVLPAMTRGFSPGGAPTDEVAAYYQRRAKHEVGLIITEGTFIDEPSASPSSNYPNFFGGAPLRGWKKVLEAVHTTDCKIAPQLWHVGMARPFKGENLPNPELPPIGPSGIDVNTLRQTTDPMSAAKIEEVIDAFARAAADAKRLGFDGVEIHGAHGYLIDQFFWKETNRRTDEYGGDLVGRTRFASRIIHAVRKAVGSQFPIIFRFSQWKTGHYDAKLARTPVELEDFLTPLTEAGVDIFDCSTRRFWEPEFEGSRLNLAGWTKKLTGKPAISVGSVGLNREFTNVFDGGPEAETASIEPLVERMQAGEFDLIAVGRALLADAEWAQKIHHSREKEIRQFTKEALQSLS from the coding sequence ATGAATACACAGGATGAACTCAAGATCAGGGACATGGAAATCCTGTTCCAGCCCTTCCATTCACGCAAGCTTGACACCCCCACGCGCATCGTCCTGCCGGCCATGACCCGGGGATTTTCCCCCGGCGGCGCGCCCACGGACGAGGTGGCCGCCTACTACCAGCGCCGGGCCAAACATGAAGTGGGCCTCATCATCACGGAAGGCACGTTTATTGACGAGCCGAGCGCCTCCCCTTCCTCCAACTATCCCAATTTTTTCGGCGGCGCGCCGCTCCGGGGCTGGAAAAAAGTGCTGGAAGCCGTCCACACGACGGATTGCAAGATAGCCCCCCAGCTCTGGCACGTGGGCATGGCGCGGCCGTTCAAGGGAGAGAACCTTCCCAACCCGGAACTTCCGCCCATCGGGCCTTCCGGCATTGACGTGAATACGCTCCGGCAGACGACGGACCCCATGAGCGCCGCCAAGATAGAAGAGGTGATCGACGCGTTTGCCCGTGCGGCCGCGGACGCCAAAAGGCTGGGATTCGACGGGGTGGAGATTCACGGGGCCCACGGCTACCTGATCGACCAGTTTTTCTGGAAGGAAACCAACAGGAGAACGGACGAGTACGGGGGAGACCTGGTGGGGCGCACCCGCTTTGCCAGCCGCATCATTCATGCCGTCCGCAAGGCGGTAGGCAGCCAGTTCCCCATTATTTTCCGCTTTTCCCAGTGGAAAACCGGGCATTACGACGCCAAGCTGGCGCGTACGCCCGTGGAACTGGAAGATTTCCTGACGCCCCTGACGGAAGCGGGCGTGGATATTTTCGACTGCTCCACGCGCCGGTTCTGGGAACCGGAGTTCGAAGGCTCCCGCCTGAATCTGGCGGGCTGGACCAAGAAGCTTACGGGCAAGCCGGCCATTTCCGTCGGCTCCGTGGGGCTTAACCGGGAATTCACGAATGTTTTCGACGGAGGCCCGGAGGCGGAAACGGCCAGCATCGAGCCCCTTGTGGAACGGATGCAGGCAGGCGAGTTCGACCTCATCGCCGTGGGGCGCGCCCTGCTGGCGGATGCGGAGTGGGCGCAGAAAATCCACCATTCACGGGAAAAGGAAATCCGCCAGTTCACGAAGGAGGCCCTCCAGTCCCTGAGCTGA
- the lpxB gene encoding lipid-A-disaccharide synthase gives MNLYIIAGEKSGDIHGALLLKNLLRLMPGLEVRGLGGGGMHALCPEVEDWADEAAVIGFVEVAKKYGWFRKRFLALLEQIRRDQPDCLVLIDYPGFNLRMAEKVRKYCPHTKIVYFISPQVWAWHRGRIPKMVRTLDLMMCIFPFEAPLFREAGLKSEFVGHPLVDEIAAIRKEGVREPSLVGLFPGSRNREIDRHFPVFAEVVRRLSRTRPDLKFETAASNEALAERMRGMARKAGMSPDIFNITVGRYHELMDRAAVGVVASGTATMEAALHRLPYMLVYKVPLLTYWMARMLIKIRFIGMVNILAEKPVVKELIQFDFTPDKVIEEIERLLVPENRDALLAEMKRASDRLGQGGAAEHAAQAVCRLLSE, from the coding sequence ATGAATCTTTACATTATAGCGGGTGAGAAGAGCGGGGATATTCACGGGGCCTTGTTGCTGAAAAACCTGCTGCGCCTCATGCCCGGACTGGAGGTCCGGGGGCTGGGCGGCGGCGGCATGCATGCGCTGTGCCCGGAGGTGGAAGACTGGGCGGATGAAGCGGCGGTGATCGGCTTTGTGGAGGTGGCCAAAAAATACGGCTGGTTCAGGAAGCGCTTCCTGGCGCTGCTGGAGCAGATCCGCCGTGACCAGCCGGATTGCCTGGTCCTGATTGACTATCCGGGATTCAACCTGCGCATGGCGGAGAAAGTCCGCAAATACTGCCCCCATACCAAAATCGTTTACTTCATTTCTCCGCAGGTCTGGGCCTGGCACCGCGGACGCATTCCCAAAATGGTTCGCACGCTGGACCTGATGATGTGCATTTTCCCCTTTGAAGCCCCCCTGTTCCGGGAGGCCGGATTGAAATCGGAATTCGTGGGGCATCCCCTGGTGGACGAAATCGCCGCCATCCGGAAGGAAGGCGTGCGGGAACCGTCCCTGGTCGGCCTCTTTCCCGGCAGCCGGAACCGGGAGATAGACAGGCATTTCCCCGTATTCGCGGAAGTTGTCCGCCGCCTCTCCCGTACGCGGCCGGACCTGAAATTTGAGACCGCCGCCTCCAATGAGGCCCTGGCGGAAAGAATGCGCGGCATGGCGCGGAAGGCCGGAATGTCTCCGGATATCTTCAACATCACCGTAGGGCGTTACCATGAACTCATGGACCGCGCCGCGGTGGGCGTGGTGGCCTCCGGCACCGCCACGATGGAAGCCGCCCTCCACCGCCTCCCGTACATGCTCGTGTACAAGGTCCCGCTGCTCACGTACTGGATGGCCCGCATGCTCATTAAAATCCGCTTCATCGGCATGGTGAACATTCTGGCGGAAAAGCCCGTGGTGAAGGAACTGATTCAGTTTGATTTCACCCCGGACAAGGTCATTGAAGAAATTGAGCGGCTGCTCGTTCCGGAAAACAGGGATGCGCTGCTGGCGGAAATGAAGCGGGCCTCGGACAGGCTGGGGCAGGGCGGAGCCGCGGAACATGCGGCGCAGGCCGTCTGCCGCCTGCTGAGCGAATAA
- a CDS encoding aminodeoxychorismate synthase component I codes for MYTREETIRRMNGLGRAGAPFFFVISHDLEHNLLFERKDGGQGRSAAFSLPLGERGGLRDCPPLPEQIRFDPVPCPLSRYAAAFSSVRAHLLRGDSYLLNLCVATPVKTNLTLPHLFRFARAPYRMLLGPDASVSGVHGRACACFSPEPFVRVRGREIATFPMKGTADAATPEARRWLEEDEKENRESATIVDLMRNDLSMVASRVRVKRYRYISPVETRGGTILQCSSEICGALPENWPSRLGEIMMALLPAGSVTGAPKEATCRAIAEAEDMERGFYTGIFGFFNGRDLDSAVAIRFMEEDGANLVYKSGGGITVMSRMEEEYREAIAKVYVPFDL; via the coding sequence ATGTACACACGGGAAGAAACCATCCGCCGCATGAATGGCCTGGGCCGGGCCGGCGCTCCGTTTTTCTTCGTGATTTCCCATGATTTGGAGCACAACCTGCTCTTTGAAAGGAAAGATGGGGGGCAGGGGCGCTCCGCGGCCTTTTCCCTGCCGCTGGGGGAACGCGGCGGATTGCGGGACTGTCCCCCTCTCCCGGAGCAAATCCGTTTTGATCCTGTTCCCTGTCCCCTGTCCCGGTATGCCGCCGCCTTCTCTTCCGTGCGCGCCCATCTGCTGCGCGGGGATTCTTATCTGCTCAACCTGTGCGTGGCCACTCCGGTAAAGACTAATTTGACGCTTCCCCACCTGTTCCGCTTCGCGCGGGCCCCGTACAGGATGCTGCTGGGACCGGATGCCTCCGTTTCCGGAGTGCATGGCCGCGCCTGCGCCTGCTTTTCCCCGGAACCGTTCGTGAGGGTGCGGGGGCGGGAAATCGCCACGTTTCCCATGAAGGGAACGGCTGATGCCGCCACTCCGGAAGCCCGGCGCTGGCTGGAGGAAGATGAAAAGGAAAACCGGGAATCCGCCACCATTGTGGACTTGATGCGGAACGACCTCTCCATGGTGGCCTCCCGGGTGCGGGTGAAGCGCTACCGCTACATCAGCCCCGTGGAAACGCGCGGAGGGACGATTCTGCAATGCAGCTCCGAGATTTGCGGCGCCTTGCCTGAAAACTGGCCTTCCCGCCTGGGGGAGATCATGATGGCATTGCTCCCCGCCGGAAGCGTGACGGGCGCGCCGAAGGAAGCCACCTGCCGCGCCATTGCGGAGGCGGAAGACATGGAGCGCGGATTTTATACGGGGATATTCGGCTTTTTCAACGGAAGGGACCTGGACTCCGCCGTAGCTATCCGCTTCATGGAGGAGGACGGGGCGAACCTTGTCTATAAAAGCGGAGGGGGAATCACCGTGATGAGTCGGATGGAAGAGGAATACCGGGAAGCAATTGCCAAAGTCTATGTGCCGTTTGATCTTTGA
- a CDS encoding AGE family epimerase/isomerase — translation MAATLDMPVLGAFYRRQLLEDVLPFWFPRACDEKNGGLYHCFDADGALVDTDKSVWAQGRMAWMLLTMYNSVEKNPDWLKWAESALTFLTAKCVDPSDGRMYFHVAADGTPIRKRRYAYSESFAAIAFAAHAKAVDSEESAKAARHWFDIFTDMCFTPGKMVPKFTGNRPTTGLGTRMITLATAQEMRKYLGDEEGFYTGWIDRCIRDLRTLFMKPDIQAVMEVVGTDGSIIDHFDERTLNPGHTIEGGWFVLEEARCRGNDPELIKVGCDMIDWAFERGWDQENGGLLYYTDVYGKPVQEYWHNMKFWWPHDEALIAMTLAYKLTGEERYAIRHNMVHNWAFSHFQDVQHGDWFGYLNKDGSRANTLKGSLWKSFFHHPRAMWCCAHYCGAI, via the coding sequence ATGGCTGCAACGCTTGACATGCCCGTACTGGGCGCATTCTACCGCCGCCAGCTTCTGGAAGACGTGCTTCCCTTCTGGTTCCCCCGCGCCTGCGACGAGAAGAACGGCGGCCTCTACCACTGCTTTGACGCGGACGGCGCCCTGGTAGACACGGACAAGTCCGTCTGGGCTCAGGGCCGCATGGCCTGGATGCTGTTGACCATGTACAACAGCGTGGAGAAAAATCCGGACTGGCTCAAGTGGGCGGAAAGCGCCCTGACCTTCCTGACCGCCAAATGCGTGGACCCTTCCGACGGCCGCATGTACTTCCATGTGGCGGCGGACGGCACTCCCATCCGCAAGCGCCGCTATGCGTACAGCGAATCCTTTGCCGCCATCGCCTTTGCGGCCCATGCGAAAGCCGTGGACAGCGAGGAATCCGCCAAAGCGGCCCGCCACTGGTTCGACATTTTCACGGACATGTGCTTCACGCCCGGCAAAATGGTGCCCAAGTTCACCGGGAACCGCCCCACAACCGGGCTGGGAACGCGCATGATTACGCTGGCCACCGCCCAGGAAATGCGCAAATACCTGGGCGACGAGGAAGGATTCTACACCGGGTGGATCGACCGCTGCATCCGCGACCTGCGCACCCTGTTCATGAAGCCGGACATCCAGGCCGTGATGGAAGTGGTGGGAACGGACGGCTCCATCATTGACCACTTCGACGAACGCACATTGAACCCCGGCCATACCATCGAGGGTGGCTGGTTCGTTCTGGAGGAAGCCCGCTGCCGCGGCAATGACCCGGAATTGATCAAGGTGGGCTGCGACATGATCGACTGGGCCTTCGAACGCGGCTGGGACCAGGAAAACGGCGGCCTGCTCTACTATACGGACGTGTACGGCAAGCCCGTTCAGGAATACTGGCACAACATGAAGTTCTGGTGGCCTCACGACGAGGCGCTCATCGCCATGACCCTCGCCTACAAGCTTACCGGGGAGGAACGTTACGCCATCCGGCACAACATGGTGCACAACTGGGCTTTCTCCCATTTCCAGGACGTGCAGCACGGCGACTGGTTCGGCTACCTGAACAAGGACGGCTCCAGGGCGAACACCCTCAAGGGCAGTCTCTGGAAGTCCTTCTTCCACCATCCCCGCGCCATGTGGTGCTGCGCCCATTACTGCGGCGCCATTTAA
- a CDS encoding DedA family protein, whose translation MSWVQDWGYAGVIILMAMESSIFPVPSEVVIPPAAILSAQPDAPMSFWGVVLAGTFGSWLGSAITYVVARVVGRPVIMRWGKFFFMPPHKVEKAELFLQRYEVSGVFFARLLPVIRHLISIPAGIVRMGFGVFSLVTTLGAFAWCAVLAWYGHRIGERHPELLKSPEELIRTVKSESLPLILAVLVLAVCYIIMLRLTDKKKAEEGTESASPETDE comes from the coding sequence ATGTCCTGGGTCCAGGACTGGGGATATGCGGGCGTCATCATTCTCATGGCCATGGAAAGCTCCATTTTTCCCGTGCCCAGCGAGGTGGTCATTCCCCCCGCGGCCATTCTTTCCGCCCAGCCGGACGCCCCCATGAGCTTCTGGGGCGTCGTCCTTGCCGGGACCTTCGGCTCCTGGCTGGGGTCCGCCATTACCTACGTGGTGGCCAGAGTTGTAGGCCGCCCGGTCATCATGCGCTGGGGCAAATTCTTTTTCATGCCGCCCCACAAGGTGGAGAAGGCGGAACTTTTCCTGCAGCGTTATGAAGTGTCCGGGGTCTTTTTTGCGCGCCTTCTCCCCGTCATCCGCCACCTGATCTCCATCCCGGCGGGCATCGTCCGCATGGGATTCGGCGTGTTTTCCCTGGTCACCACGCTCGGCGCCTTCGCCTGGTGCGCCGTGCTCGCCTGGTACGGCCACCGGATCGGCGAACGGCATCCGGAACTGCTCAAGTCCCCTGAAGAATTGATCCGCACCGTGAAAAGCGAAAGCCTGCCCCTCATTTTGGCCGTGCTCGTCCTGGCCGTCTGCTACATCATCATGCTGCGGCTGACGGACAAGAAGAAGGCGGAGGAAGGGACGGAAAGCGCTTCTCCGGAAACAGACGAATAA
- a CDS encoding C-GCAxxG-C-C family protein: MTIPGEYRAARALDYFHQGYNCSQSVFTAFADVCGLSEETALRLSSPLGAGIGRMREVCGAFCGLSMVAGSLHGNTSPDTGEKEKIFSLVQSLAADFKKEFGTLYCRELLGLTPEQLAGETARPGDRTAAYYASRPCERCIAFCARLAADLEAGTPAH; this comes from the coding sequence ATGACCATTCCCGGGGAATACCGCGCAGCCCGCGCGCTGGACTACTTTCACCAGGGCTACAATTGTTCCCAGTCCGTGTTCACGGCCTTTGCGGATGTCTGCGGACTGTCGGAAGAGACGGCTCTCAGGCTCTCCTCCCCGCTGGGGGCGGGCATCGGCCGCATGCGGGAAGTCTGCGGCGCGTTCTGCGGGTTGAGCATGGTAGCCGGCAGTCTGCACGGCAACACCTCCCCGGATACCGGGGAAAAGGAAAAAATCTTTTCCCTGGTGCAGTCCCTGGCCGCAGACTTCAAGAAAGAATTCGGCACGCTGTACTGCCGGGAACTGCTGGGCCTGACCCCGGAACAACTGGCGGGGGAAACGGCGCGTCCTGGCGACAGGACGGCGGCCTATTACGCATCCCGCCCGTGTGAACGCTGCATCGCTTTTTGCGCGCGCCTGGCGGCGGATCTGGAAGCCGGCACTCCGGCCCATTAA
- a CDS encoding glycosyl hydrolase family 18 protein: MNSIIKPTLCALALGVCGASPLCAASATASCEQTHSVLYAGGVNQAIMKIKVTAPETSQILKGMTFSMAGTTSVADIAKAQIFASAATPYFSPNSDQANRRAIPILNTISKGAKTLQFEGGYPLSPGDNYFWLCVDLIPRARGLNKVDAACTGIALLEDSNIAISNPSPEGCAQVYPYQFRVVPYYRHTNLMQWNRDQLNAQHFKSFTDLIYFNVGCDTDGNLTGQNNEQFLNGLDKLKNLRGNAGSKIILGVAHCDAGMTAITADPEKRVKFARQLVSFAEEKGFDGIDIDWEYPDNDTQWYHFSLFLGEVRSAMGANGMSLSSAINPYYLAPTSEMMDLLDFVNVMSYDRGGQHSTYPDMVTDVNTMRNKNVPDCKIVMGLPFYTNETRSNRNWDAQKGYSTVIQLYPNIAPGTDTCTIDGQEHYFNGITTIKKKCQYVKTQKLGGVMIWCYDGDLLLTHAKSLAKAMFGVIKQQAVR; the protein is encoded by the coding sequence ATGAACAGCATCATCAAACCGACATTGTGCGCCCTGGCCCTGGGCGTTTGCGGCGCGTCCCCTCTTTGTGCGGCGTCAGCCACGGCCTCCTGTGAGCAGACACACTCCGTCCTGTATGCGGGGGGCGTCAACCAGGCCATCATGAAAATCAAAGTGACCGCCCCAGAAACCAGCCAGATATTGAAAGGCATGACCTTTTCCATGGCGGGAACCACCTCCGTTGCCGACATTGCCAAGGCGCAGATATTCGCGTCCGCAGCCACTCCGTACTTTTCCCCGAATTCGGACCAGGCCAACCGCCGCGCCATCCCCATCCTCAACACCATTTCCAAGGGCGCGAAAACCCTCCAGTTTGAGGGGGGCTATCCCCTCTCCCCCGGAGACAACTATTTCTGGCTGTGCGTGGACCTTATCCCCAGGGCGCGCGGCCTGAACAAGGTGGACGCCGCCTGCACAGGAATCGCCCTGCTGGAGGACTCCAACATCGCCATTTCCAATCCCTCTCCGGAAGGCTGCGCCCAGGTTTACCCCTATCAGTTCCGGGTGGTTCCCTACTATCGCCACACCAACCTGATGCAGTGGAACCGCGACCAGTTGAACGCCCAGCATTTCAAATCCTTCACGGACCTTATTTACTTCAACGTGGGCTGTGATACCGACGGGAACCTGACCGGACAGAACAACGAACAGTTCCTGAACGGACTGGACAAGCTCAAGAACCTGCGCGGCAATGCGGGCAGCAAGATCATTCTGGGCGTGGCCCACTGCGACGCGGGCATGACGGCCATCACGGCCGATCCGGAAAAACGGGTCAAATTCGCCCGTCAACTGGTTTCCTTTGCGGAGGAAAAGGGTTTCGACGGCATCGACATCGACTGGGAGTACCCCGACAACGACACCCAATGGTATCATTTTTCCCTGTTCCTGGGGGAAGTCCGTTCCGCCATGGGCGCCAACGGCATGTCCCTGAGTTCCGCCATCAATCCGTACTACCTGGCGCCCACCTCGGAAATGATGGACCTGCTGGACTTCGTCAACGTCATGAGCTATGACCGTGGCGGCCAGCATTCCACCTATCCGGATATGGTGACGGACGTGAACACCATGCGGAATAAAAACGTGCCGGACTGCAAAATCGTGATGGGGCTGCCGTTTTACACGAATGAAACGCGCTCCAACCGCAACTGGGACGCCCAGAAAGGCTATTCCACCGTCATCCAGCTCTATCCCAACATAGCTCCCGGAACGGATACCTGCACCATTGACGGCCAGGAACACTACTTCAACGGCATCACCACGATCAAGAAAAAATGCCAGTACGTAAAAACCCAGAAGCTGGGCGGCGTGATGATCTGGTGTTATGACGGCGATCTGCTGCTGACGCACGCCAAATCCCTGGCAAAGGCCATGTTCGGCGTCATCAAGCAACAGGCTGTCCGCTAA
- a CDS encoding TIGR02206 family membrane protein, protein MNDDVSPLFIRWSLVHWAALGAVALAAAILLWGGRRLRMEKRILVGKVLGAVFLLTFLAETFGRIVREHWEPWQDRLPLHFCSLMTLVCFIALWYRRPWACAAAYFGVLTASIQGLITPMLYEGFPSAAFFAFFIGHGLLFISALYLPLVLEWRARPWDDVKTLLLCDAYLLLIIPVNIWLGTNYGFTRYAPEGSVLEYFGPAPWYLLTLQIPALVVLRLLYLTVRPRKKKREEETASVEKLPGQ, encoded by the coding sequence ATGAATGACGACGTTTCACCCTTGTTCATCCGCTGGAGCCTGGTCCACTGGGCGGCGCTCGGGGCGGTGGCTCTGGCCGCCGCAATCCTGCTGTGGGGCGGCCGCCGTCTCCGGATGGAAAAGCGGATACTGGTGGGCAAGGTGCTGGGGGCCGTCTTTCTGCTGACTTTCCTGGCGGAAACGTTCGGGCGCATCGTCCGGGAACACTGGGAGCCCTGGCAGGACAGGCTTCCCCTGCATTTTTGCAGCCTGATGACGCTGGTGTGCTTCATTGCCCTGTGGTACCGCAGGCCCTGGGCATGCGCCGCGGCGTACTTCGGCGTGCTGACGGCCAGCATCCAGGGGCTGATCACCCCCATGCTGTATGAAGGTTTTCCTTCCGCCGCCTTCTTCGCTTTCTTCATAGGGCACGGCCTTCTGTTTATTTCCGCCCTGTATCTGCCGCTGGTGCTGGAATGGCGCGCCCGCCCGTGGGACGACGTGAAAACCCTGCTCCTGTGCGACGCCTACCTTCTCCTGATTATTCCCGTCAATATCTGGCTGGGAACGAATTACGGATTTACCCGGTACGCCCCGGAGGGAAGCGTTCTGGAATACTTCGGTCCCGCGCCCTGGTATCTGCTGACGCTCCAAATCCCGGCCCTGGTCGTGCTGAGGCTGCTGTATCTGACCGTGCGCCCCCGGAAAAAGAAGAGGGAAGAAGAAACGGCGTCCGTTGAAAAACTCCCTGGGCAATAG
- a CDS encoding anthranilate synthase component II yields MSQPNVWIIDHRDSFTWNLAELAAATGMAVPRVVPHDSPGLEHAVRKGEKVILSPGPGVVHDSCHRATFRLLRRLPPDIPVLGVCLGHQILGVHFGAALEQLPSPLHGARAQIRRCGPSPLFAGLPEEFPAGLYHSWRLSRESWPDELIVTAEDGRGHIQAIRHRTRPLYGIQFHPESILTPSGSLMMRNFLALSQE; encoded by the coding sequence ATGAGTCAACCGAACGTCTGGATCATCGATCACCGGGATTCCTTTACCTGGAACCTCGCGGAACTGGCCGCGGCCACGGGCATGGCCGTTCCGCGCGTGGTCCCCCATGATTCTCCCGGCCTGGAACACGCGGTGCGGAAGGGGGAAAAGGTCATCCTCTCCCCCGGTCCGGGCGTGGTGCACGATTCCTGCCACCGGGCTACCTTCCGCCTGCTGCGCCGCCTGCCGCCGGATATTCCGGTGCTGGGGGTCTGCCTGGGGCATCAAATCCTGGGCGTCCATTTCGGAGCCGCTCTGGAACAACTCCCAAGCCCGCTCCACGGTGCGCGGGCGCAGATACGCCGCTGCGGCCCGTCTCCCCTTTTTGCCGGGCTCCCGGAGGAGTTCCCCGCGGGCCTGTATCATTCCTGGCGCCTGTCACGGGAATCCTGGCCGGATGAGCTGATTGTCACGGCGGAGGACGGCCGGGGCCATATCCAGGCCATCCGGCACCGGACCCGCCCCCTATACGGCATCCAGTTTCACCCGGAATCCATCCTGACTCCGTCCGGCAGCCTCATGATGCGCAATTTCCTGGCGCTTTCTCAGGAATAA
- the ybaK gene encoding Cys-tRNA(Pro) deacylase produces MAGKKERDVKTNAMRLLDALHVPYRHYAYECTEFVDARHTAAALGLPPERMYKTLVTEGAPRQYYVFVIPIDSELSLKKAARAVGVKSLSMIPVKDITAVTGYVRGGCTALGMKKKYPTVIDSGAEALPEIVVSGGRLGCQIELAPADLLQAADASFADVAEPGGLP; encoded by the coding sequence ATGGCCGGGAAAAAGGAAAGGGATGTCAAAACCAATGCCATGCGGCTGCTGGACGCGCTTCATGTTCCGTACAGGCATTATGCGTATGAATGTACGGAATTTGTGGACGCCCGGCACACGGCGGCGGCCCTGGGACTGCCGCCGGAAAGGATGTACAAGACTCTGGTGACGGAGGGGGCTCCCCGCCAATACTACGTATTCGTCATTCCCATTGATTCGGAACTCTCCCTGAAAAAGGCCGCCCGGGCCGTGGGAGTCAAATCCCTGTCCATGATTCCGGTGAAGGATATTACCGCGGTGACGGGTTATGTCCGCGGCGGCTGTACGGCCCTGGGCATGAAGAAAAAATATCCCACCGTGATTGACTCCGGCGCGGAAGCCCTGCCGGAAATCGTGGTGAGCGGGGGGCGCCTGGGATGCCAGATCGAACTTGCCCCCGCGGATTTGCTCCAGGCGGCGGATGCTTCCTTTGCGGATGTAGCGGAACCGGGCGGCCTCCCGTGA
- a CDS encoding dihydrodipicolinate synthase family protein, with product MNTSLKLHGLVAAAHTPFKADGSLNASRVDAQAKLLASQGIKLAFITGSTGESSSMQLEERKEIYSAWKEASARHGVQVIAHTGSNSVWDARELAAFAQECGFVATSSLAPSYYKPATVQRLVECCAFAASGAPDLPYYYYDIPVLTGVRFNPVDFIKLAKEQIPNFAGIKFTNPDLALYQTTLNYDKNVDIPWGVDEWFTGALSVGAKGAVGSSFNFAPALYQSLIKAFEEGDVETAKDCQWKSVQMINILASKGYMGCAKALMGWLGVDLGPARLPQGNPTADQLKELRSELEAIGFFQWAMN from the coding sequence ATGAACACGTCACTGAAACTCCACGGCCTGGTAGCCGCCGCACATACACCGTTCAAGGCGGACGGTTCTCTGAATGCCTCCAGGGTAGACGCCCAGGCCAAACTGCTTGCCTCCCAGGGCATCAAGCTCGCTTTCATTACCGGCAGCACCGGTGAGTCTTCCTCCATGCAACTTGAGGAACGCAAGGAAATTTACTCCGCATGGAAGGAAGCCTCCGCCAGGCATGGCGTTCAGGTGATCGCCCATACCGGGTCCAACAGCGTCTGGGATGCCAGGGAATTGGCCGCTTTCGCCCAGGAATGCGGATTTGTAGCCACCAGTTCCCTGGCCCCATCCTATTACAAGCCCGCCACGGTCCAGCGCCTGGTGGAATGTTGCGCCTTTGCCGCTTCCGGCGCTCCGGATCTGCCTTATTACTACTATGATATTCCCGTGCTGACGGGCGTACGCTTCAATCCGGTTGATTTCATCAAGCTGGCCAAGGAGCAGATTCCCAATTTTGCGGGCATCAAATTCACCAATCCGGACCTGGCCCTGTACCAGACCACCCTGAATTACGACAAAAACGTGGATATTCCGTGGGGCGTGGACGAATGGTTCACGGGGGCTCTGTCCGTCGGCGCCAAGGGCGCGGTAGGCAGTTCCTTCAATTTTGCCCCGGCCCTGTACCAGAGCCTGATCAAGGCCTTTGAAGAGGGAGACGTGGAAACGGCGAAGGATTGCCAGTGGAAGTCCGTGCAGATGATCAACATCCTGGCCTCCAAGGGCTACATGGGATGCGCCAAGGCCCTGATGGGCTGGCTGGGCGTGGACCTGGGCCCGGCGCGGCTGCCGCAGGGCAACCCGACCGCGGACCAGCTCAAGGAACTCCGCTCCGAGCTGGAAGCCATCGGCTTCTTCCAGTGGGCCATGAACTGA